From the genome of Ictalurus furcatus strain D&B chromosome 4, Billie_1.0, whole genome shotgun sequence, one region includes:
- the LOC128606455 gene encoding NADH-ubiquinone oxidoreductase chain 5-like — MNDKTGFPLRFVDQFVDCLTVCVCGQTHTVRQLLVGSFVWFVLHLFLAVFFLFMWFSLFAFGVICLFMWFSLCAFGVICLFMWFNLFGFGVICLFMWFSLFGFGVNCLFMCFSLFGFGVICLFMWFSLCAFGVICLFMWFNLFGFGVICLFMWFSLFGFGVNCLFMCFSLFGFGVICLFMWFSLFAFGVICLFMWFNLFGFGVICLFMWFSLFGFGVNCLFMWFSLFGFGVICLFMWFSLFGFGVNCLFMCFSWFSVSEFDMDRLGLLMWFVFDFACFSLFCLISGLVCFVCFVCTCLVSVFRV, encoded by the coding sequence ATGAATGATAAAACTGGATTTCCACTCAGATTTGTGGATCAATTTGTGGATTGCCttacagtatgtgtttgtgGACAAACACATACTGTAAGGCAACTGCTAGTTGGTtcgtttgtttggtttgttcttcatttatttctggctgttttttttttgtttatgtggTTTAGTTTGTTTGCGTTTggtgtgatttgtttgtttatgtggttTAGTTTGTGTGCGTTTggtgtgatttgtttgtttatgtggttTAATTTGTTTGGGTTTggtgtgatttgtttgtttatgtggtttagtttgtttgggtttggtgtgaattgtttgtttatgtgttttagtttgtttgggtttggtgtgatttgtttgtttatgtggttTAGTTTGTGTGCGTTTggtgtgatttgtttgtttatgtggttTAATTTGTTTGGGTTTggtgtgatttgtttgtttatgtggtttagtttgtttgggtttggtgtgaattgtttgtttatgtgttttagtttgtttgggtttggtgtgatttgtttgtttatgtggttTAGTTTGTTTGCGTTTggtgtgatttgtttgtttatgtggttTAATTTGTTTGGGTTTggtgtgatttgtttgtttatgtggtttagtttgtttgggtttggtgtgaattgtttgtttatgtggtttagtttgtttgggtttggtgtgatttgtttgtttatgtggtttagtttgtttgggtttggtgtaaattgtttgtttatgtgttttAGTTGGTTTAGTGTATCTGAGTTTGATATGGATAGGTTAGGTTTGTTGATGtggtttgtttttgattttgccTGTTTCAGTTTGTTTTGCCTTATTTCGGggttagtttgttttgtttgttttgtttgcacatGTTTGGTTTCAGTTTTTAGAGTTTAG